Sequence from the Candidatus Aminicenantes bacterium genome:
AACAAAATATCGCTTGCAATAATGCATTTCAAATGCAGAATTACAAGTATCGAGTCCCAATTTCAGAACTTCCCTCGGGCTCTGGCGGCGACGGCAGCACCGCCCAACTGCTTACTTGATTTGTAGTCTACTTTATAGTAGACTACTCACAAGTAGACTATCTACGGGGAGGGCCTATGGAGTTTATCGATCGAGAGAAAGAATTGGCGGCCTTGGCGAAGGCCTGGCAAGGCCTGGACGCCCGGCTCATGGTGATCTACGGCAAGCGACGGGTCGGAAAAACGGAGCTCATCAAGCAGTTTATCAAGGGCAAGCCCCATATCTACTTCCTCGGCCAGCGCGTCAACGGCATCGACAACCGCCGTTGGCTGGCCGATAGGACCGCCGAACACTTTCAGGATGATTTCCTGAAAAACACGGGCTTTCCGGATTGGCGCGCCTTTTTCCAGTACGGCCGCGATCACATCAAAACGAGAACCATCCTGGCCATCGATGAATTCCCCTATCTGACGGAATCGGAGACGGGCCTGCCTTCGATCTTTCAAGCCGGATGGGACGAATATCTCAGTCACACGCCCGTTTTCCTCATTCTCTGCGGATCGAGCATCGCCATGATGGAAAGCGAAGTTTTGGCCGAAAAGTCGCCTCTTTTCGGCCGCCGGACGGGACAGATCCAGTTGAAGCCGTTTCGCTTCGCGGAGGCCAGAAAATTCTATCCCCGGGCTTCTTTCGACCGGTGCCTGGAGCTCTATGCTTTGGCCGGCGGCAACCCCAGTTATTTGAAGCAATTGGACCCTGGTCGTTCCGCCCTCGCCAATATCATCTCCCTGGTCCTCCCGCCCGAGGCTTTCCTAGCCCGAGAGGTCGAGTTTCTGCTCCGAGAAGAGCTCCGAGAGCCGCGCAATTATTTCGCCATCCTGAAATCAATCGCCTTCGGAAAAAGCAAGATCGGCGAGATCGTCAATGACACCGGCCTCGAAAAGGGGATCTTGCACCGGTATCTTTTCACCCTTGATGACCTGCAGGTGATCCACAAGGAAGTACCGGTCACAGAACGCCTGCCCCTCAAATCCCGTAAAGGCCTCTACCGCATCCAGGATCAATTCATCAAGTTCTGGTTCC
This genomic interval carries:
- a CDS encoding ATP-binding protein → MEFIDREKELAALAKAWQGLDARLMVIYGKRRVGKTELIKQFIKGKPHIYFLGQRVNGIDNRRWLADRTAEHFQDDFLKNTGFPDWRAFFQYGRDHIKTRTILAIDEFPYLTESETGLPSIFQAGWDEYLSHTPVFLILCGSSIAMMESEVLAEKSPLFGRRTGQIQLKPFRFAEARKFYPRASFDRCLELYALAGGNPSYLKQLDPGRSALANIISLVLPPEAFLAREVEFLLREELREPRNYFAILKSIAFGKSKIGEIVNDTGLEKGILHRYLFTLDDLQVIHKEVPVTERLPLKSRKGLYRIQDQFIKFWFRHILPNRTAIEEGRFDRLLPQLEADFPALVAENYEKLAVDIVQAHEDLFFPMDAAGRWWNREEEIDLVAINEERKEILFGEAKWSARPIGTDILTDLKRKAPLVDWHNGERTERFCLFSRSGFTKDMRELAHQEGIVLFHKDKLIEV